A DNA window from Haliovirga abyssi contains the following coding sequences:
- a CDS encoding prephenate dehydrogenase, producing the protein MKVAIWGVGLLGGSIGYILKKKKWSDKVIGIGRNSSKLEKAVSLNAIDEYMIELDDRLSEIDILVLSVPVKLMPNLVKRALPYLKKGAIITDVGSTKEYITKEIENILPKDIYFVGGHPMAGSEKTGVEALDPYLFENAIYVLTKTKNTNLSAFEKVKEMVKKLDSTLLELDVEIHDLAVASISHLPHILASSLVNTANDISNNNQNIILSLAAGGFRDTTRIAAGSPEMWRDICLTNRDKILYAIDKFKKELSNFEENIKNGNEEMLTALFRNGKEVRDKIPQRRKGILSPMIELIVFVPDKPGIIGDITKILGRNNINIKDIEVLHIRENYGGSIRVGFDVNKENEKAEEVLKNAGFEVKELK; encoded by the coding sequence ATGAAAGTTGCAATTTGGGGAGTTGGATTATTAGGTGGTAGTATCGGCTATATTTTAAAAAAGAAAAAATGGTCGGATAAAGTTATAGGAATTGGAAGAAATAGCTCTAAACTTGAAAAGGCGGTTTCTCTTAATGCGATAGATGAATATATGATAGAGCTAGATGATAGATTAAGTGAAATAGATATCTTAGTGCTATCAGTTCCAGTAAAATTAATGCCGAATTTAGTAAAAAGAGCATTGCCATATTTGAAAAAAGGTGCAATTATAACTGATGTTGGAAGTACAAAAGAATATATAACAAAGGAAATAGAAAATATATTGCCAAAAGATATATATTTTGTAGGTGGACATCCAATGGCTGGTTCTGAAAAGACAGGAGTTGAAGCTTTGGATCCATATCTATTTGAAAATGCAATATATGTATTAACAAAAACAAAAAATACAAATTTATCTGCATTTGAAAAAGTAAAAGAGATGGTAAAAAAACTTGATTCAACACTGTTGGAGTTAGATGTTGAAATTCATGATTTAGCAGTAGCTTCTATAAGTCATTTGCCTCATATTCTTGCAAGTAGTTTAGTAAATACAGCCAATGATATTAGCAATAATAATCAAAATATTATATTATCTCTTGCTGCAGGAGGATTTAGAGACACTACTAGAATAGCTGCAGGGAGCCCAGAAATGTGGAGGGATATATGTTTGACCAATAGAGATAAAATTTTATATGCAATAGATAAATTTAAAAAAGAGTTGTCAAATTTTGAAGAGAATATAAAAAATGGCAATGAAGAGATGTTGACTGCACTTTTTAGAAATGGAAAAGAGGTAAGAGATAAAATTCCTCAAAGAAGAAAAGGTATATTGTCGCCAATGATAGAGCTTATAGTTTTTGTACCAGATAAACCAGGTATAATTGGAGATATAACTAAAATATTAGGTAGAAATAATATAAATATAAAAGATATAGAGGTATTACATATTAGAGAAAACTATGGTGGAAGCATAAGAGTTGGATTTGATGTTAATAAAGAAAATGAGAAAGCAGAAGAGGTTTTAAAAAATGCTGGATTTGAAGTAAAAGAATTAAAGTAA
- a CDS encoding gamma-glutamylcyclotransferase, whose amino-acid sequence MEINFLFVYGKLRELYIDKENLEIESLITLPVKTKGELYSYDDSAVLFDSEDGFVYGNLLVASDIDKLLRRTDFVMEFNENDYSNSKYVRINKKVFIDSTNEEIDAWMYIFPTSRKTDIAPKSEFVKEEDWLKYKERKAFEENAKK is encoded by the coding sequence ATGGAAATTAATTTTTTGTTTGTATATGGAAAATTAAGAGAATTATATATTGATAAAGAGAATTTAGAAATAGAGAGTCTAATAACATTACCTGTAAAGACAAAGGGAGAACTGTATAGTTATGATGATTCAGCAGTTTTATTTGATTCTGAAGATGGTTTCGTATATGGAAATTTATTGGTAGCTAGTGATATAGATAAATTATTAAGAAGAACTGATTTTGTTATGGAATTTAATGAAAACGATTATTCAAATAGCAAATATGTAAGAATTAATAAAAAAGTTTTTATTGATTCTACAAATGAAGAGATAGATGCTTGGATGTATATTTTTCCAACTTCTAGGAAAACAGATATAGCTCCAAAATCAGAGTTTGTAAAAGAGGAAGATTGGCTTAAATATAAAGAAAGAAAGGCTTTTGAAGAAAATGCTAAGAAATAG
- the murJ gene encoding murein biosynthesis integral membrane protein MurJ, protein MLRNSFVVMIITLISRVLGLGRTVIIAYFFGAGVLTDAYFSAFKIANFFRQLLGEGALGNVFIPIYNEKLKESGEEESKKLIFSIINILFIILSLLAILTIVFSNDIVNIMVNGYSDKTKELAGKLLKIMAFYIVAIGIAGMIGAILNNFKKFLLPASISIIFNISIILFAAFLHNKIGIYSLAIGVLVGGFMQLIILLPQFFKLVGFFRLKIDFEDPALKKIFIMLLPMLVGIFARQINVIVDQYFASFLSSGTISALENATRLYNLPLGMFGISIATVVFPMLSKNITENKIEDAKRNIEEGFKLLIFLVAPSMTVLIYYSKDIVKLILGYGKFSNIAIKITSESLATYSLGLLFYTGIHILVRGYYSYKDTKTPVKISIIAIGTNILLDYLLVKEYKYIGLALATVIASGINFTLLLYFFNKRYFKINVMGIVKFILVVSFKLVVVVAILNLFEIWIIIKLIFFALLYLLFWSFEYKKNGKNMFKG, encoded by the coding sequence ATGCTAAGAAATAGCTTTGTAGTAATGATTATAACTTTAATAAGTAGAGTATTAGGGCTTGGTAGAACAGTTATTATAGCATATTTTTTTGGAGCAGGTGTCTTAACAGATGCCTATTTTTCTGCGTTTAAAATAGCTAATTTTTTTAGGCAATTATTAGGAGAAGGAGCTTTGGGAAATGTTTTTATCCCAATATATAATGAAAAATTAAAAGAATCAGGAGAAGAAGAGAGTAAAAAATTAATATTTTCAATAATTAATATTTTATTTATTATATTATCATTATTGGCAATATTAACAATAGTTTTTTCAAATGATATTGTTAATATTATGGTTAATGGATATAGTGATAAAACAAAAGAACTTGCTGGGAAATTATTGAAGATTATGGCTTTTTATATAGTTGCAATAGGAATTGCAGGTATGATAGGGGCTATTTTAAATAATTTTAAAAAGTTTTTACTTCCAGCTTCAATTTCTATTATTTTTAACATATCAATAATACTATTTGCAGCTTTTTTACATAATAAAATTGGTATATATAGTTTAGCTATTGGGGTTTTGGTCGGTGGTTTTATGCAGCTGATTATTTTATTACCTCAATTTTTTAAGTTGGTTGGATTTTTCAGATTAAAAATTGATTTTGAAGACCCAGCATTAAAAAAAATATTTATTATGTTATTGCCTATGCTAGTTGGAATTTTTGCAAGACAAATTAATGTTATTGTAGATCAATATTTTGCTTCATTTTTATCAAGCGGAACTATATCAGCACTTGAAAATGCAACTAGACTATATAATTTACCTCTTGGTATGTTTGGAATATCAATTGCAACAGTTGTATTTCCAATGTTATCTAAAAATATAACTGAAAATAAGATTGAAGATGCAAAGAGAAATATAGAAGAAGGTTTTAAATTATTAATATTTTTAGTAGCACCTTCTATGACAGTTTTAATATATTATTCAAAGGATATTGTGAAATTAATTTTAGGATATGGGAAATTTAGTAATATAGCAATTAAAATTACAAGTGAAAGTTTGGCAACTTACTCTTTAGGACTGCTTTTTTATACAGGAATTCATATATTAGTAAGAGGATATTATAGCTATAAAGATACAAAGACACCTGTTAAAATTTCTATAATAGCAATTGGAACAAATATACTATTGGACTATTTATTGGTAAAAGAGTATAAGTATATAGGATTAGCACTAGCTACAGTTATAGCTTCTGGAATAAATTTTACGTTATTACTCTATTTTTTTAATAAAAGATATTTTAAAATTAATGTAATGGGGATTGTTAAATTTATTTTAGTTGTTAGTTTTAAGTTAGTTGTAGTAGTTGCTATATTGAATTTGTTTGAAATTTGGATAATAATTAAATTGATATTTTTTGCATTGTTATATTTGCTGTTTTGGAGTTTTGAGTATAAAAAGAATGGGAAGAATATGTTTAAGGGGTAG
- a CDS encoding patatin-like phospholipase family protein, translating into MKESRKKLGLVLSGGSAWGLSHIGVIKRLEEEGIKPDLIVGSSIGSIIGSLYAIGMPIKYIEGIASNFNYSLLLDFTKERKNGLLKGKYAEEFIKILTRGRNFSDCKIPFYINATDFLTGEEVIISSGKLYKGVRASISIPLIFKPVKRGGRYLTDGGVYDPLPIHIAKKYGAEKIIAIGFRDKINKDDKVVDEELLKDGEELILNPGKIFIDEIANNEILKTILKKSKFSLTKNEGIKEKILVIENFLNILFMGDLKRTEREADIFLKPDVLKYMQLNFFKGEKIIEEGYKEADKNIDEIKKLII; encoded by the coding sequence TTGAAAGAATCACGAAAAAAATTGGGATTGGTTTTAAGTGGTGGAAGTGCATGGGGATTGTCACATATTGGAGTAATAAAAAGATTAGAAGAGGAAGGAATAAAACCTGATTTAATAGTGGGAAGTAGTATTGGTTCTATAATAGGTTCACTTTATGCAATTGGAATGCCAATTAAATATATAGAAGGAATTGCTTCAAATTTTAATTATTCCTTATTGTTAGATTTTACAAAAGAGAGAAAAAATGGGTTGTTAAAAGGTAAATATGCAGAAGAGTTTATTAAAATATTAACAAGAGGAAGAAATTTTTCTGATTGCAAAATACCATTTTATATAAATGCAACGGATTTCTTAACAGGAGAAGAAGTTATAATAAGTAGTGGTAAGCTATATAAAGGGGTAAGAGCAAGTATAAGTATTCCTTTGATATTTAAGCCGGTAAAAAGAGGAGGACGATACTTAACTGATGGAGGAGTATATGATCCTTTGCCAATACATATAGCTAAAAAATATGGAGCTGAAAAAATAATAGCTATTGGTTTTAGAGATAAAATTAATAAAGATGATAAAGTAGTTGATGAAGAACTCTTAAAAGATGGAGAAGAATTAATTCTAAATCCAGGGAAAATTTTTATAGATGAAATAGCAAACAATGAAATTTTGAAGACAATTTTAAAAAAAAGTAAGTTTAGTTTGACAAAAAATGAGGGGATAAAAGAAAAAATATTAGTTATTGAAAATTTTTTAAATATATTATTTATGGGAGATTTAAAAAGGACAGAAAGAGAAGCAGATATATTTTTGAAACCTGATGTTTTAAAATATATGCAATTAAATTTTTTTAAAGGGGAAAAGATTATAGAAGAGGGATATAAAGAAGCTGACAAAAATATAGATGAAATAAAAAAATTAATTATATGA
- a CDS encoding NAD(P)/FAD-dependent oxidoreductase, whose product MRYEVNNVIVPVEKNQDKAIMFQLKKMGIEKYNVKGIDYLKRSIDSRKKGNIKFIYKLLVTTNKHMDIKNSQIKEYKQLENVKREPVKLKGEVAVIGTGPAGLFAALRLAEYGLKPLLFEQGEKVENRAKTVNNFFENAKLNKNSNIQFGEGGAGTFSDGKLTTRIKSEYIDKVFKTFVENGAKKDILYDYKPHIGTDILQEVVKNMRKKIIALGGKVYFNSKLTDINIKNGKVKSIEINRDEKIDVEYLILAIGHSARDTYEMLNKNGVYLENKDFAIGVRIEHPRGIIDQMQYGKFANNPNLGAATYNFTYNNRNENRGAFTFCMCPGGEIVNSASELGSSLVNGMSYSTRDGAFSNSAVVVGITEKDYGKNLFDGIKLQRKIERKTYKEVGNYGAVYQNLIDFLENKETNKNIESSFKMELKSYKMDNLLPKYVSKNLKKAFNYWSKNRYFISDKANLIGAETRTSSPVRIKRDEKSRAINIENLFPIGEGAGYAGGIVSAAVDGIKVVDINFTKVK is encoded by the coding sequence ATGAGATATGAAGTGAATAATGTAATTGTACCAGTTGAAAAGAATCAAGATAAGGCAATAATGTTTCAACTAAAGAAAATGGGGATAGAAAAATATAATGTAAAAGGAATTGATTACCTTAAAAGGTCAATTGACAGCAGAAAAAAAGGGAATATAAAATTTATATATAAATTATTAGTAACAACAAATAAACATATGGATATAAAAAATTCTCAGATAAAAGAATATAAACAATTAGAAAATGTAAAAAGAGAACCTGTAAAATTAAAAGGAGAAGTGGCCGTTATTGGAACAGGACCAGCAGGTCTTTTTGCTGCTCTTAGATTAGCAGAATATGGGTTAAAACCATTACTATTTGAACAAGGAGAAAAAGTAGAAAATAGAGCTAAAACTGTTAATAATTTTTTTGAAAATGCCAAATTAAATAAAAATTCAAATATTCAATTTGGAGAAGGTGGAGCAGGAACATTTTCTGATGGAAAATTAACTACTAGAATAAAAAGTGAATATATAGATAAAGTATTTAAAACTTTTGTTGAAAACGGGGCTAAAAAAGATATTTTATATGATTATAAACCACATATAGGGACTGATATACTGCAAGAAGTGGTAAAGAATATGAGAAAAAAAATAATAGCTCTTGGAGGAAAAGTTTATTTTAATTCAAAGCTAACTGATATTAATATAAAAAATGGGAAAGTTAAATCAATAGAAATAAATAGAGATGAAAAAATTGATGTTGAATATTTAATTTTAGCGATTGGACATAGCGCTAGAGATACTTATGAAATGTTAAATAAAAATGGAGTATATCTTGAAAATAAAGATTTTGCAATAGGTGTCAGAATAGAACATCCAAGAGGAATTATAGATCAGATGCAATATGGTAAATTTGCAAATAATCCTAATTTAGGAGCTGCAACATATAATTTCACATATAATAATAGAAATGAAAATAGAGGAGCTTTCACTTTTTGTATGTGTCCAGGAGGAGAAATTGTGAATTCTGCATCAGAATTAGGAAGTTCGTTAGTAAATGGAATGAGTTATAGCACAAGAGATGGAGCGTTCTCAAACTCAGCAGTAGTGGTAGGAATAACAGAAAAAGATTATGGAAAAAATTTATTTGATGGAATAAAATTACAAAGAAAAATTGAAAGAAAGACATATAAAGAGGTTGGAAATTACGGAGCTGTTTATCAAAATTTAATAGACTTTTTAGAAAATAAAGAAACAAATAAAAATATAGAAAGCAGTTTTAAAATGGAATTGAAATCATATAAAATGGATAATTTGTTGCCAAAATATGTTTCCAAAAATTTAAAAAAAGCATTTAATTATTGGAGTAAAAATAGATATTTCATTTCAGATAAAGCTAATTTAATAGGAGCGGAAACAAGGACATCTTCGCCTGTAAGAATAAAAAGAGATGAAAAGAGTAGAGCTATAAATATAGAAAATTTATTTCCAATAGGAGAAGGTGCAGGTTATGCTGGAGGTATTGTAAGCGCAGCAGTTGATGGAATAAAAGTAGTAGATATAAATTTTACTAAGGTTAAATAG
- a CDS encoding YibE/F family protein — translation MNFIKKIGILIIFLIFPIFIFASSNDKYEKGKITEILRTISANKDEVENGISKKIKVIVEIKTGDYKNKKVLIMHPVFKDKAYNVPIKRNEDVVLDIHNQDGMITYNIIDIDKRGLMISILLIFIFLVIVIGKGKGVKALMGIAISIFFIFYGMLPLILKGYSPLWLGVIFSFLIALFTIYFVAGDSKKGLVAFLGTIGGTIIAGVLSQIYIYAMKLTGYTDLESIYASNLFKNVNVVELISAGIIIGSLGAVMDTAISIASSLNEIREHNNQLTEKQILKSGMKIGKDVIGTMVNTLILAYIGSSMFTILMFMVQKNDYPLIRILNFEFISTEFLRSIAGSIGILIAVPLTAYFGSKIFTKKIKKK, via the coding sequence ATGAATTTTATAAAAAAAATAGGAATTTTAATTATATTTTTAATTTTTCCAATATTTATATTTGCTAGTTCTAATGATAAATATGAAAAAGGAAAAATCACTGAAATTTTAAGAACTATTTCAGCAAATAAAGATGAAGTAGAAAATGGTATATCAAAAAAAATTAAAGTAATAGTAGAGATAAAAACAGGAGATTATAAAAATAAAAAAGTCCTTATTATGCATCCTGTTTTTAAAGATAAAGCATATAATGTTCCAATAAAAAGAAATGAAGATGTTGTTTTAGATATACATAATCAAGATGGGATGATTACTTATAATATTATTGATATAGATAAAAGAGGATTAATGATATCTATTTTACTTATATTTATATTTTTAGTAATTGTAATTGGAAAAGGTAAAGGAGTAAAAGCATTAATGGGTATAGCAATATCTATATTTTTTATTTTTTATGGAATGTTACCACTAATTTTAAAAGGATATTCCCCGTTATGGTTAGGAGTGATATTTTCATTTTTAATAGCACTATTTACAATATATTTTGTGGCAGGAGACAGTAAAAAAGGGCTAGTTGCATTTTTAGGTACAATTGGAGGTACAATAATAGCGGGAGTTTTATCACAAATATATATATATGCAATGAAATTAACAGGATATACTGATTTGGAATCTATATATGCTTCAAATTTATTTAAGAATGTGAATGTAGTAGAATTAATATCAGCTGGAATTATAATAGGAAGCCTTGGAGCGGTGATGGATACAGCGATATCAATTGCATCGTCGTTAAATGAAATAAGAGAACATAATAATCAATTAACAGAAAAACAGATTTTGAAATCGGGAATGAAAATAGGAAAAGATGTCATAGGAACAATGGTAAATACTTTAATATTGGCATATATAGGAAGTTCTATGTTTACAATTTTAATGTTTATGGTACAAAAAAATGATTATCCTCTTATTAGAATTTTAAATTTTGAATTTATTTCTACAGAATTTTTAAGATCAATAGCAGGAAGTATAGGGATATTAATAGCTGTTCCTTTGACAGCTTATTTTGGTTCTAAAATTTTTACAAAGAAGATAAAGAAAAAGTAA
- a CDS encoding Eco57I restriction-modification methylase domain-containing protein — MYKFGYDISDKYETELGKKFSVYTPQEITRKMLAISFYKYFKDGDRKEKLKNLKLIDLSCGTGNFLVESLNFLIKISKIYFGEYKFFSNWITGYDIDKDSIDIAKIRLKKILKSYNINDYSFEKELNIENSLLKTFEVNYDIVVGNPPYLGEKNNREFFIDIKNSEFGKKYYEGKMDYLYFFIEKGIEILKKNGILTYITTNYWFTADYAKKLRATVKANSQFYYIEDLNKSVFKRALGQHNMIFSLIKMDKTIKTRVINDEIDEFINSNLLYTDNCKIVTASNEKLIFFNKMNKKCNFKLGDILNINQGIVSGYDKAFVRENFEERFSKYLKPFYKSKDILNYKIKDKNDFWILYLDKNIEVDSELLKELLPFKERLEKRREVKNGLINWYNLQWGRKKEIFENEKIVGRQRGSKNLFSYSNSSFYGSADIYYLTLKQTIYELNLFYILGYLNSKMFFDWFYYNGKKKGQDLELYSTPLKSTPIYYPDNLEKIEYISKLVKEQIENYTQENQEKIDKFFRWEI, encoded by the coding sequence ATGTATAAATTTGGATACGATATTAGTGATAAATATGAAACTGAATTAGGAAAAAAGTTTTCGGTATATACACCACAAGAAATAACTAGAAAAATGTTAGCAATATCATTTTATAAATATTTTAAAGATGGAGATAGAAAAGAAAAATTAAAAAATTTAAAATTAATAGATTTATCTTGTGGGACAGGAAATTTTTTAGTAGAAAGTTTAAATTTTTTAATAAAAATATCTAAAATATATTTTGGAGAATATAAATTTTTTTCAAATTGGATTACTGGATATGATATAGATAAAGATTCTATTGATATAGCAAAAATTAGATTAAAAAAAATATTGAAAAGTTATAATATTAATGATTATTCTTTTGAAAAAGAGTTAAATATAGAAAACTCTTTATTAAAAACATTTGAAGTTAATTATGATATAGTTGTTGGGAATCCACCATATTTAGGTGAAAAAAATAATAGAGAGTTTTTTATTGATATAAAAAATAGTGAATTTGGTAAAAAATATTATGAAGGAAAAATGGATTATTTATATTTTTTTATAGAAAAAGGGATAGAGATTTTAAAAAAAAATGGAATTTTAACATATATAACTACTAATTATTGGTTTACAGCTGATTATGCTAAAAAATTAAGAGCAACTGTAAAGGCAAACAGCCAATTTTATTATATTGAGGATTTGAATAAATCTGTATTTAAAAGAGCGTTGGGACAGCATAATATGATATTTTCATTAATAAAAATGGATAAAACTATAAAAACAAGAGTAATAAATGATGAGATAGATGAATTTATAAATTCTAATTTATTATATACAGATAATTGTAAAATAGTAACTGCTTCTAATGAAAAATTGATATTTTTTAATAAAATGAATAAAAAATGTAATTTTAAATTGGGAGATATTTTAAATATAAATCAAGGGATTGTAAGTGGATATGACAAAGCATTTGTAAGAGAAAATTTTGAAGAGAGATTTTCAAAATATTTAAAGCCATTTTATAAAAGTAAAGATATATTAAATTATAAAATTAAAGATAAAAATGATTTTTGGATATTATATTTGGATAAGAATATAGAAGTTGATTCTGAATTATTAAAGGAACTCCTGCCATTCAAAGAGAGATTGGAAAAAAGGAGAGAAGTGAAAAATGGTTTGATTAATTGGTATAATTTGCAGTGGGGAAGAAAAAAAGAAATTTTTGAAAATGAAAAAATAGTTGGAAGACAAAGAGGCTCAAAAAATCTTTTTTCATATTCAAATAGTTCATTTTATGGAAGCGCAGATATATATTATTTGACATTAAAACAAACTATATATGAATTAAATCTATTTTATATTTTAGGTTATTTAAATAGCAAAATGTTTTTTGATTGGTTTTATTATAATGGTAAAAAGAAAGGACAAGATTTAGAACTTTATTCTACACCATTAAAAAGTACTCCAATATATTATCCAGATAATTTGGAAAAAATAGAATATATTTCTAAATTAGTAAAAGAACAAATTGAAAATTATACGCAGGAAAATCAAGAAAAGATAGATAAATTTTTTAGATGGGAGATATAA